In one window of Syngnathus scovelli strain Florida chromosome 20, RoL_Ssco_1.2, whole genome shotgun sequence DNA:
- the sel1l gene encoding protein sel-1 homolog 1 produces MGRAVFICTFLLVVFACGLTADEEPHGNDRPELKPYHDPETEEDDVRLSSKIVVPDSTDTPPSAQHVSEEEKQPGDVLAGEEKEDLPEQHVQVEKPKPIPVVNGGTADGEPCVFPFVFQNDEYSECTAQGRGDGRLWCATTYNYDRDKKWGFCETAEQTQLRLQAEEAEDDYQNFLRMLNNTARKIQRKMLYQNLLTVAERGHQRAMEKVAYAMLFGDYMSQNISRARDMFEKLAAEGSPKAQTALGFLYAAGLGVNSSQAKALVYYTFGALGGNLIAHMILGYRYWAGVGVPQSCESALTHYKLVANQVANDVSLTGGSAVQKIRLLDELENPGSSSGMLEEDLIQYYQFLAEKGDVQAQVGLGQLHLHGGRGVEQNHQRAYEYFNQAANAGNTHAMAFLGKMYSEGSDYLPQNNDTALQYFKKASDLGNPVGQSGLGMAYLYGRGVSVNYELALKYFQKAAEQGWVDGQLQLGTMYYNGMGVKRDYKQALKFFNLASQAGHILAFYNLAQMHATGTGVMRSCHTAVELFKNMCERGRWSERLLTAYASFKEGDSDAALVQYLLLSEQGYEVAQSNVAFILDQKGAKIFNDNETYPRALLHWTRAAAQGYTVARIKLGDYHFYGFGTDVDYETAIIHYRLASEQQNSAQAMFNLGYMHEKGLGIKQDIHLAKRFYDMAAEASPDAQVPVFLALCKLGLVYTLQYMRDLNLRELVSHVDLDQLLGPEWDLYLMTILALLLGTVIAYRQRQRQQHIMMPPRPPAPPPPPTPPPPPPPAPETPQEPAPAQDEEEELQ; encoded by the exons ATGGGGAGAGCCGTGTTTATTTGCACTTTTCTCCTCGTCGTCTTCGCCTGCGGGCTCACAGCTG ACGAGGAGCCACACGGCAATGACAGACCAGAACTTAAG CCTTACCACGATCCAGAAACGGAAGAGGACGACGTCCGCTTGAGCTCCAAAATTGTAGTGCCCGATTCTACCGACACCCCGCCTTCTGCCCAGCATGTTTCAGAAGAAGAGAAGCAGCCAGGAGACGTTCTGGCAGGAGAAGAGAAGGAGGACCTGCCAGAACAACACGTACAAGTGGAGAAACCCAAACCAA TTCCCGTGGTGAACGGCGGCACAGCTGACGGAGAGCCCTGCGTCTTCCCCTTCGTCTTCCAAAACGACGAGTACTCGGAATGCACGGCCCAAGGCCGAGGGGACGGACGCCTGTGGTGCGCCACCACCTACAACTACGACCGCGACAAGAAGTGGGGCTTCTGTGAGA CCGCGGAGCAGACCCAGCTCAGACTGCAGGCAGAGGAGGCGGAGGACGATTACCAGAACTTCCTGCGCATGCTCAACAACACCGCCAGGAAGATCCAGAGAAAAAT GCTGTACCAGAACCTGCTGACAGTGGCCGAGAGAGGCCACCAGCGGGCCATGGAGAAGGTGGCCTACGCCATGTTGTTCGGAGACTACATGAGTCAGAACATCAGCCGTGCCAGGGACATGTTTGAGAAGCTCGCCGCAGAGGGCTCCCCGAAAGCACAGACG GCTCTTGGATTTCTATACGCTGCTGGACTTGGAGTTAACTCCAGTCAAGCCAAG GCATTGGTGTACTACACCTTCGGTGCCCTGGGAGGAAACTTGATCGCCCACATGATTCTG GGTTACAGATATTGGGCCGGCGTGGGCGTTCCTCAAAGCTGCGAGTCTGCGCTGACGCACTACAAGCTGGTGGCCAATCAAG TGGCCAACGACGTGTCGCTGACGGGCGGCTCGGCCGTGCAGAAGATCCGGCTGCTGGACGAGCTGGAGAACCCGGGCTCCAGCAGCGGCATGCTGGAGGAGGACCTCATCCAGTACTACCAGTTCCTTGCCGAGAAAGGCGACGTGCAAGCGcag GTGGGACTGGGTCAACTTCACTTGCACGGAGGACGTGGCGTGGAACAAAACCACCAG AGGGCGTACGAATACTTCAACCAGGCTGCCAATGCAGGAAACACACACGCCATGGCTTTTCTAGGCAAG ATGTACAGTGAAGGCAGCGACTACCTGCCTCAGAACAACGATACGGCCCTGCAGTACTTCAAAAAGGCTTCAGACCTG GGAAACCCCGTGGGTCAGAGCGGCCTGGGCATGGCGTACCTGTACGGAAGAGGCGTCTCAGTG AACTATGAGCTGGCGCTGAAGTACTTCCAGAAGGCAGCTGAGCAAGGCTGGGTGGATGGCCAGCTGCAGCTGGGCACCATGTACTACA ATGGCATGGGCGTAAAGCGTGACTACAAACAGGCGCTGAAGTTTTTCAACCTGGCCTCGCAGGCGGGACACATCCTGGCCTTCTACAACCTGGCGCAGATGCACGCCACCGGCACCGGCGTCATGCGCTCGTGTCACACGGCCGTGGAG cTGTTCAAGAACATGTGCGAGCGCGGCCGCTGGTCCGAGCGTCTGCTGACGGCGTACGCCAGCTTCAAGGAGGGCGACAGCGACGCGGCGCTAGTGCAGTACCTGCTGCTGTCCGAGCAGGGCTACGAGGTGGCCCAGAGCAACGTGGCCTTCATTCTGGACCAGA AAGGCGCCAAGATCTTCAACGACAACGAGACGTACCCTCGGGCTTTGCTCCACTGGACCAGAGCTGCCGCTCAAG GCTACACGGTGGCCAGGATCAAATTAGGCGACTACCACTTCTACGGCTTCGGAACCGACGTGGACTACGAGACGGCCATCATCCACTACCGGCTGGCTTCGGAGCAGCAGAACAGCGCTCAGGCCATGTTCAACCTGGGCTACATGCACGAGAAGGGACTGGGGATCAAACAG GACATCCACCTGGCCAAGCGCTTCTACGACATGGCGGCGGAAGCCAGTCCTGACGCCCAGGTGCCCGTCTTCCTGGCTCTGTGCAAGCTGGGCCTGGTCTACACTCTACAGTACATGCGGGACCTCAAT CTGAGGGAGCTGGTCTCTCATGTGGA